In Carbonactinospora thermoautotrophica, the genomic stretch CCCGGTACGTCGTCAAGGAGGCCGAGCAGGCCGGGCTCTTCTCCTTCGCAGAGTCCCGTCGCAGCCGCACCAACCAAGCCCTCCTCTGGCTCCAGCAGGAATTGGTCGGTACGGACGAACGTAACAGCCTGGAGGGAACCGGCCTGGTACGTGTGGAACTGCTGCGCAACCCCCGCTGGCAGGTCCCGCCCGCCCTGCTCGGCCTGGGCCTCACCGAGGACGAGGCCTGGGACTTCCTCGCCGAGCTGCTCCGCTCGCTGCGCCGGCAGGGCGCGGTCACCACGCCGGACGGGGTCGATCCGGCCGACGAGGCGTTCGAGCCGCGCCCCGGCCCGATCTACGTCCGCGGCCAGGGTCCCGACGCCCGGTCGAAGGTGCTCAGTTGGCTGCCGGCCACCGCGTCGAACGCCCGGCTCGACTACGTCGCCCGGGTGCTGCGCCGCCTTGGCCGCGAGGACGACCCTCGCCAGATCCTCCACGGCTGTTGGCGGTTGCTCACCGAGACCGAGCTCGTCGCCTGGCTGCCCGAGGCACCTGACCGGCGGATCCAGGGCGTCGTCCGTCAGCTCAACCACGAACTGCTCCGCTGGCGCCCGGTCCGGCCCGGCGAGACTGTCCTGCGGTGCACCAGATGCCGCCGGATCGCCCCGGTCAGCGTGCGCGGAGTCTGCCTCACCACCGGGTGCGACGGTGAGCTGGAACCCTGGCGGCTGCCTCGGCCGGAGGATGACGCCGACCACTTCCGCACCCTGTACCGAAGCCTCGACCCGGTCCCGCTCTCGGTGCGCGAGCACACCGCGCAGTGGAGCAGCAGGAAGGCGGCCGAGATCCAGCAGGCCTTCGTCCGCGGAGAGGTCAACGCTTTGTCCTGCTCCACCACGTTCGAGCTCGGCGTCGACGTGGGCGAGCTGCAGGCGGTGATGTTGCGCAACATGCCGCCGACAACCGCCAACTACGTCCAACGGGCTGGCCGGGCCGGTCGGCGGACCGACTCGGCGGCGCTGGTCCTCACCTACGCGCAGCGCCGTTCGCACGACCTCACTCGCTTCACCGATCCGGTGCAGATGATCGCCGGACAGGTGCGCGCCCCCTACGTCCCGGTGGGGAACGTCCGGATCGCCCGCCGGCACGTCCACTCCGTGGCCCTCGCCGCCTTCTTCCGCCACCATTATCGGCTCACCGGGACGCGCTGGCGGACCGCGGGCGATTTCTTCCTCAGGGATGGGGACCACGCCCCGGCCGAGCTGCTCGCCGACTACCTCAAGCCGGTCCCGGAGGAGGTGCGCGCGGCGGTCCGCCGCATCCTGCTCCCCAAGGTCGCCGCCGAACTCGGCGTGGACGACGACGCCTGGGTCCCGCACCTGCTGGACCTGGTGGACAAGGCCGGGGAGGCACTCCGGCATGACGCCGAGTTCTACCGGCGCAAGGCCGACGAGGCCTACGCCGCCCGCCGGGGGCGTGACGGGGACCGATTCGAGCGCGCCTGGCGCACGGTCACCAGCCGTTCGCTCCTCGGCTACCTCGGCAACCGCAACGTGCTGCCTAAGTACGGTTTCCCCGTCGACACCGTCGAACTGCGCACTGGCCTCGCCGACGCCGCGGAGGGGCGGGAGCTGGAGCTCACCCGCGACCTCACCGCCGCCATCTACGAGTACGCCCCCGGGGCCGAGGTGGTCGCCGGCGGCCACCTGTGGCGCTCCGGCGGCGTCTACCGCCTTCCAGCCCGCGAACTGGTCGGCGCCTGGTACGCGGTCTGCGCCGCCTGCGGTCACTACCGGGAGTCGCTCGACCGGCCCGACCTGGCCTGTCCCGCCTGCGACACCCCGCTCACCGGCCAGCCGCGCCGATACGTCGTTCCCGAGTTCGGGTTCGTCGCCGAACGCCGGACCCGCAAGCCGGGGCAGGAACCGCCGAAGCGGGTCTGGAACGGCGGTACCTACGTCGTCTCCACCGACGGTGAGATCCGCACCGGCGAGCTGGAACTGGCCGACGGTGCCTCCTTGACCTGGCGGTGTACCACCCGCGGTGAGCTGGTCGCGATCAGCGAAGGGCTGGGGGTAGGGTTCTGGATCTGCGACTCCTGCGGTTATGGCGAGCCGAACCGCGGTCGACCGCCCGCCCATCATGACCGGCTCAACCGGGAGGGAAGGTGTGGCGGGCGCCTGGAGTGGGTCTCGCTCGCCCACAAGTACCAGACCGACCTGCTCCAGCTCTCCTTTTCCCCAACACTCACCCGGGTCATGTCCGACACCGGGTGGTGGTCCCTCCTCTACGCGCTGGTCGAGGGGGCCTGCCAGGCGCTGGAGATCAGCCGCGACGACATCGACGGCACGCTCCACCACGACGCTGCCGGCAAGACCGTACTCGTTCTCCACGACACCGTCCCAGGCGGGGCCGGGCACGTCACCAGGATCGCCGACCTGCTCGACATCGTGCTCCGGACCGCTCTGGAACGGGTCCGGGACTGCGAGTGCGGCCTGGAGACCAGCTGCTACCAGTGCCTGCGTAACTACCGCAACGAACGCCACCACGATCGGCTGCGGCGCGGCGCGGCAGCCGAGTTCCTCCGCCGCTGCCTGGGTACACCACCAATGCTGTCCCGGGTGTCCGAGATCCCCGGTAGCGGACCCGCCGTCCTCACCCTGACCAACTTGGCCGACGTCACCGACCTGCCGGCCAGGTTCGCTATCGCCGAATGCCCCGGCATCGTCTTCGAAACCGTTCACGCCGGCCAAGCCGACTTGCTGACCGGCCGGACGGTGCTGGTGGACGTCGCGGGCGAGACCGAGATCGGCTTGCTGCGCGCGGTCGTGGACGACGGGACCGGCCCCCGGGTCGAACTCGTCTTCCCCGGCGAGTCCGCCGTTCACCACCCTGTGGAGGCGGTCCGCGTGCGGGCGGTGGCCGCCCTCTGACCAGGCGACCGGCCCGAGCCAGCGAGCCGAGCTTCCGTCGGGTGCGTGCCGTCACGTGACGGCACGCACCCGACGCCGCGGGCCGGCGGCCTCGACGTACAGCCGGCAGGTCACCTTCTCCTGCCCGGGATGCGGGAAGACCGGCTGCAGCGCGATCGGCCCGTAAAGGATCACTCCTCACTCGAGTACCAGGAGCTGTTCTCCCACCCCTTTGGCAGGGAGTCCGTGGCTTCGCGGGCCGAAGCGCTGGTGTCTCTCGGCGCGACGTCCGTCGTCGGTCCTGGTCTCGCCGCAGGGGGCGTACGGAACTTGAAGATCCACTCGTCGCCAAGGAGTGTCCCTCCAAGGACCCGCCCTTCTTCCCGCAGCCACGGGTGTTCGGCCTGGAGTTCCCGGAAGCTGTCGTTGGAGACGACGATCCCGCCGCGTCGGAAGGCGATCTCGACCACAAGCGCGTCGGCCTTGCCCTTGGTCCCCGCCGGGGGTTGGATAATCCGGTTCTCTCGCAGTGCCCGCTCGACGGCGGCCCGCTCATCATCTCCGACCCGGTGGCGGAAGCTCGCGTCCACCACCACGAAGATCTCCCGGCCCGGGAACTCCCGTTCCAGCTGGACCAAGGCTGCCACCAGCTGACGGAAACTCGCTTTGTGCCCCTCCCGTACAGCCCGGTTGACCGAGGCGAGATTGGAACCGTCCACCACGAGGGGACCGGGTTTCGCGTCGTCATCTCCGGCCTGGCGCTCGTCCCCACCGAGCTGTCGTTGGATCTCCTCCCAAGAAGGGGTCGACTGGGGCGGGACCTGCTCACGGTCCAGTTGCCCGAGGGCGCCTCCCTGCTCCAGGAGCCGGTTCAGCTCGGCCTCGGCGTCCTGCTCCACCGGTGTGCCGTCTTCGCCGAAGCAGTTGATCTCCCGGTCGAAGATGACCTGCCCGGTGCGCTCCAGCACCGCCTTGATCCGGAGGATGCCGCTGACGTCGTATCGGTAGGTGAGGCGGAACCGGTTGGCTAGTGCGGGCCCGGGGGCGGGGACCGGCAGTTCGAGTCGGGTGAGCAGGAAGTTGCGGGCGTCGTCCATGGGGCGAGTGTGGTCGCCCTCCCACACCTCGACCACGAGCGAGGTGGCCCCGTCGACCGCGGGTTGGGCAGTACGGCTCCTCTCGGCAGGCAGAGTCGAGTTGCGGTCGATGATCGAGACGAAGCGCCGTCCCTGACCCACCCAATAGCCGGTGCCGAGGTCGTAGTGGGTCACGACCGCGATGTCCCGGTCCTCGATCTGGCCGTCCATGATCGCCGCAGCGATCGCGGCGCCACGTGCGACCGCCGCCATGGGTTCACAGACCAGTGGGCTCACCGGCTCCTGGCCGAGGAGTCGCGCCACCTCCGTCCGGACCTTGGGAATCTGGCTGGTGCCCCCGATCATGAGGACGGCGTCGATGTCGTCCGGGCCGTACCCGATGCTTTCCAGGCACTCTTCCACCGGTTCGAGGGCCCGCTCGATGAGGTCGGCGACGGCTTCCTCGAACTCGATCCGTTCCACCTCGGTGAAGTCGCTGCCGTCAGGCGTGAAGAACTGCACCCGCTCTTCGTCCGAAAGAGCGATCTTGGTGAGTTCCACCGCTCGGCGGAACCAGAGCTTTTCCTTGCGGCTCATCGTGTCCGGGTCGGGGACCGAGCGGAGCTTGCGGGCCACCAGCCGGGCTAGGCGCTCGTCGAACTCCAACCCGCCCAGCCTGGGGATGCCGCGCGAGGCCAGCTCCTCGAAGAGCCCGTCGTGGTAGTCGAGCACGGTGACGTCGATGGTGCCCCCGCCCCAGTCGAAGACGAGGAAGCGTCCTTCGCCCGGCACGTCGTACGCATAAGCGATCGCCGCGGCGGTCGGCTCGTTGATCAGTGCCTTCACCGAGATGCCGGCGAGCCGTGCGGCCGCCCGCGTACGGTACCGGGCCGCACCCGTCGCGTTGGCCGGGACGGTGATGACCGCTTCGGAGAGGTCGACGAGGTTACGCTGCGCACCTTCGCGCATCTGCCGGAAGAGCGCGGCCGCCACCGTGGTGGCGCGGTAGTCCCAGGTGCCCAGCCGGATGCGCTCGTCACCGAGGAGCATGCGTTTGACCGCCTCGACCGGATAGTCGCTCTCGCACTTGGCCATCCAGCCGAAACTCGGTCGCTCCTGCCCCGGCCGTATCCCTACGACCGAAGGGAAGAGCGACTCGAAGCCGGGCCGGTGCCACTGCGCCGGTATCCGGTGCCGGTCCACCGGCACGACCTCGGCCTCGCTCCCGTTCCACCGGGCGACCACCGAGTTGGAGGTGCCGAAGTCGATCCCGAAGCTCATCCGCGCCCGTCCTTCTCGTCAACCTTCCGTTCCACGGCACCACCGCCCGGGGCGTCCTCCCCTGGTACGGATGCATCGGCGTCGCGCCTTTTCACCAGCCGTTCCACCAGCTCGGCGCCGTGCGCGGCGGGCGGTCCCACCGGTCGGAGGATGCCGGACTGGACCAGGCGGCCGTCCGAGACGTCCACGTAGGCGGGGGCCACGATCTCCAGCTCTTCCCCCTCGCCGTCCTCCAGCAGGAAGAGCGAGGGGTCCTCGACCGTGGTCACCCGTCGCAGGCCGGCCGCCCTCAATTGGGTGTCGACCAGGTTCCTCACCGTTTTCAAAGGGCGGTCTGTCATCAAATACCGGTCAAGCACTGCTAGCTGGGCGAGATGGAGTTCCCGAGCGCGCATGCCTTCCAGAATCGCTTTACGGACAACCTCAAGAACACGGGGAAGAACGGCTTCGCGGAGAGCGTCATGCAGCGCCTCGGAGACCGCCTGGCGAATGGCGTCCTGGATACATCCACTGGCTAGGGAGCCTAGATAGTCATCCAGCTGCCCCTTTATGTCGCTATCGAGAACCTTTATCACTAGTTTTGAGACATGTTCGTGGAGGGCGACCGCGTCAAAGGCTCCTGGTGCCACCGGTCGCTGGCCGAAGTACTGAGCGGCAACAGGCTCGTCGAGGAGTTCGGCAGAAATCCTCTTGCCATCCGTCCGGCGTTTGCCTCTGGTCCGCCGGATGCCCTGCTCCGTCACCAGCCCTTCCCGGTCTTGCCACTCAGTTTGAGTCCGCGATCTTTCTCCTGGCGCTTGTACCGCCAGCTTCGCTTCGCGTGCTTTCTTTTTATTCCTCGCCAGTCGCTTTTGTCGTGGTGTTTGCTCCTTATGCGGTGGAGTAGTCATCAGGTTCTGTCTCCTCCGTCCTGGCGTCTCCGATCCCGCAACCTGGCGAGCAGCTCTGTCGCGGCCGCGCGGCGTGACCATGCCTGCTCCTCAGGGCTGGGACGATCGGTACGCCGGGGGAGCGGTCGCGGGGCTGGCCGGAGCAGGCCGGTCGCGTTCTCCGGAGCACGCAGTGCCGCCATGTCGAGCGGGACTGCGAAGAAGGGGAGAGACCGACCGGCCTGTGCCGAGGCCTTGATCCGGTCCTTCGCGCGATTGATGACGATCTTGCCGTCCGTGTCGAGCGACCGGCGGAGTTGGGCCCATCGGCGGTTCCACTCGGGGGAGCCGTGCGGGAGCCCCAGGACGAAGTACGGGTTCATTGCCTCTTCCCGCACCTCTTCCCGCGTCACGTACTGCCGTTCCGACCATTTGTTGAGCAGGGAGAGGTTGGCCTTGAGGGCGGCCCAAGCCGTATTCGGAACCATTCTTTTCTTCGCGCCGTTGCGGTAGTCCTCTCGCAGTGAGATGAGCAGATCCTTCGCCTCAGCCAGCCGGCTGCCAAATGCG encodes the following:
- a CDS encoding DEAD/DEAH box helicase encodes the protein MTKTFDPLAASRSIDETYRRYLRSLLPVRDPRLAAELDAVIGAEAQLLKGPLLESSPPYATGATLRDLIAEGVLDPALALLESPALPLDRPLYRHQELAVRKAAAGRNLVVATGTGSGKTESFLLPILAELSAQHARGELGPGVRALLLYPMNALANDQVKRLRQLLAGAPHITFGRYTGETPEQAEKALEEFAALNPGQPRLSNELLSREEMRRTPPHILLTNYAMLEYLLLRPEDMDLFEGEHGGHWRFVVVDEAHVYDGAKGAELAMLLRRLHDRVGRDGRLQAIATSATVGAETGPAAVARFATDLLGLEFAYDPDDPDRQDVVTAFRRERTAVPVWGPLPAEAYAEVLAAEDPAAVLGEHAARAGGPPSGADPATLLAGEARLNALRERLGDGPVPIEQVAEELFPGDPQALWHTTALVALGNRVTDPAGTPVLSTRYHLFARATEGAFACFTSAGPHVGLARRDRCPTCQAVAFEFGACNRCGGVHLVGTVERQGNVAYFRARKGNTETPAWLALTDRVAPADEDDATLVETAEVQAEEAVLCAWCGALHERAPLACDRLGCRSTEFLLVRRLSTRGHNVTNCVMCGARGPQVVRMFESGNEAAAAVLTTALYQQLPPDPRSRDLPGEGRKLLLFSDSRQAAAYFAPYLERTYQRLQRRRFILAALERAYEGDEAIDGEELARYVVKEAEQAGLFSFAESRRSRTNQALLWLQQELVGTDERNSLEGTGLVRVELLRNPRWQVPPALLGLGLTEDEAWDFLAELLRSLRRQGAVTTPDGVDPADEAFEPRPGPIYVRGQGPDARSKVLSWLPATASNARLDYVARVLRRLGREDDPRQILHGCWRLLTETELVAWLPEAPDRRIQGVVRQLNHELLRWRPVRPGETVLRCTRCRRIAPVSVRGVCLTTGCDGELEPWRLPRPEDDADHFRTLYRSLDPVPLSVREHTAQWSSRKAAEIQQAFVRGEVNALSCSTTFELGVDVGELQAVMLRNMPPTTANYVQRAGRAGRRTDSAALVLTYAQRRSHDLTRFTDPVQMIAGQVRAPYVPVGNVRIARRHVHSVALAAFFRHHYRLTGTRWRTAGDFFLRDGDHAPAELLADYLKPVPEEVRAAVRRILLPKVAAELGVDDDAWVPHLLDLVDKAGEALRHDAEFYRRKADEAYAARRGRDGDRFERAWRTVTSRSLLGYLGNRNVLPKYGFPVDTVELRTGLADAAEGRELELTRDLTAAIYEYAPGAEVVAGGHLWRSGGVYRLPARELVGAWYAVCAACGHYRESLDRPDLACPACDTPLTGQPRRYVVPEFGFVAERRTRKPGQEPPKRVWNGGTYVVSTDGEIRTGELELADGASLTWRCTTRGELVAISEGLGVGFWICDSCGYGEPNRGRPPAHHDRLNREGRCGGRLEWVSLAHKYQTDLLQLSFSPTLTRVMSDTGWWSLLYALVEGACQALEISRDDIDGTLHHDAAGKTVLVLHDTVPGGAGHVTRIADLLDIVLRTALERVRDCECGLETSCYQCLRNYRNERHHDRLRRGAAAEFLRRCLGTPPMLSRVSEIPGSGPAVLTLTNLADVTDLPARFAIAECPGIVFETVHAGQADLLTGRTVLVDVAGETEIGLLRAVVDDGTGPRVELVFPGESAVHHPVEAVRVRAVAAL
- a CDS encoding Hsp70 family protein, which codes for MSFGIDFGTSNSVVARWNGSEAEVVPVDRHRIPAQWHRPGFESLFPSVVGIRPGQERPSFGWMAKCESDYPVEAVKRMLLGDERIRLGTWDYRATTVAAALFRQMREGAQRNLVDLSEAVITVPANATGAARYRTRAAARLAGISVKALINEPTAAAIAYAYDVPGEGRFLVFDWGGGTIDVTVLDYHDGLFEELASRGIPRLGGLEFDERLARLVARKLRSVPDPDTMSRKEKLWFRRAVELTKIALSDEERVQFFTPDGSDFTEVERIEFEEAVADLIERALEPVEECLESIGYGPDDIDAVLMIGGTSQIPKVRTEVARLLGQEPVSPLVCEPMAAVARGAAIAAAIMDGQIEDRDIAVVTHYDLGTGYWVGQGRRFVSIIDRNSTLPAERSRTAQPAVDGATSLVVEVWEGDHTRPMDDARNFLLTRLELPVPAPGPALANRFRLTYRYDVSGILRIKAVLERTGQVIFDREINCFGEDGTPVEQDAEAELNRLLEQGGALGQLDREQVPPQSTPSWEEIQRQLGGDERQAGDDDAKPGPLVVDGSNLASVNRAVREGHKASFRQLVAALVQLEREFPGREIFVVVDASFRHRVGDDERAAVERALRENRIIQPPAGTKGKADALVVEIAFRRGGIVVSNDSFRELQAEHPWLREEGRVLGGTLLGDEWIFKFRTPPAARPGPTTDVAPRDTSASAREATDSLPKGWENSSWYSSEE